A genomic region of Trifolium pratense cultivar HEN17-A07 linkage group LG3, ARS_RC_1.1, whole genome shotgun sequence contains the following coding sequences:
- the LOC123918044 gene encoding probable WRKY transcription factor 51, whose amino-acid sequence MDISYFGNPNASNPYHHYNKNNNIAPSSSSDFINFSDYLVLDDVVFVDNNNNINNQEYYSSWSQSSETEQSSDKAASSSTTTTTADVVINQGLISDETSINNNNTTTTIKRKTGGIKENTVEVSPRITFRTRSQLEIMDDGYKWRKYGKKSVKNSPNPRNYYKCSGERCGVKKRVERDREDSSYVLTTYEGVHNHESPCTSYYTSPVSSNLVYSDQWTSANSSSSN is encoded by the exons ATGGATATTAGCTATTTTGGAAACCCTAATGCTTCAAACCCTTATCATCACtataataagaataataatataGCTCCTTCTTCTTCATCTGATTTCATTAACTTTTCTGATTATCTTGTGCTTGAtgatgttgtttttgttgataacaataataatattaataatcaaGAGTATTACTCATCATGGTCACAAAGTTCAGAAACTGAACAATCATCAGATAAGGCAGCTTCTAgttccaccaccaccaccaccgccgATGTTGTCATTAATCAAGGATTAATCAGTGATGAAACCTCtatcaacaacaataacacgACCACGACGAT AAAGCGCAAAACTGGAGGGATTAAAGAAAATACAGTAGAAGTGAGCCCAAGAATCACGTTTAGAACGCGATCGCAGCTTGAGATTATGGATGATGGATACAAATGGAGGAAGTATGGAAAGAAGTCAGTCAAGAATAGTCCAAACCCAag GAACTACTACAAGTGTTCAGGTGAAAGATGTGGAGTGAAGAAAAGAGTGGAAAGGGATAGGGAAGACTCAAGCTACGTGCTAACAACTTATGAAGGTGTTCACAATCATGAGTCCCCGTGCACTTCATACTACACTAGTCCAGTGTCTTCTAATTTGGTCTATTCCGATCAATGGACTTCTGCAAACTCATCATCTTCTAATTAA
- the LOC123916851 gene encoding glucan endo-1,3-beta-glucosidase 5-like translates to MARVQFSMGAICFILVLAYGTLKCVQGAESIPGLGINWGALASHPMSPSIVANMLRDNGIKKVKLFDADSWIVKAFSGMDIEVMVGIPNDQLSKFASSSSDAEDWVKINVTKHLHNGGVNIRYVSVGNEPFLKSYGSAYVQKTFPAMQNIQKALDKAGHGDIVKVTTALNADVYASNSNKPSDGDFRDDIRDVIKQILEFLHERNSPFLVNIYPFLSLYQSEGFPEDFAFFDNQSMTISDNNTQYSNVFDANLDTLVWALKKAGYGDLKIVVGEIGWPTDGNKHANANNAKRFYQGFLKNMASKKGTPMLPGPMDAYLFSLFDEDLKSIAPGFFERHWGIFRYDGKAKFPIDFSGNGEEKWPQEAKGVKYQEHKWCVLSADVKNYSLVPGALDYACAGADCTSLGYGCTCDNLGLAGNASYAFNQFFQARDQSVEACDFNGMGSIVTEDPSKGTCLFPIEIESSGVIVTSMRMVTILLIGLSLFFITL, encoded by the exons ATGGCTCGAGTTCAATTCTCCATGGGAGCAATTTGTTTCATACTTGTCCTAGCTTATGGCACCCTAAAATGTGTCCAAGGAGCAGAATCTATACCAGGTCTTGGTATCAATTGGGGTGCTCTTGCATCACACCCTATGAGTCCTAGCATTGTTGCAAATATGTTGAGAGATAATGGAATTAAGAAGGTAAAACTTTTTGATGCAGATTCTTGGATCGTTAAGGCTTTTTCTGGTATGGACATTGAAGTCATGGTCGGAATTCCTAATGATCAACTGAGTAAATTTGCTAGCAGTAGTTCGGATGCAGAAGATTGGGTAAAAATAAATGTCACCAAACATCTTCATAATGGGGGTGTGAATAtcag ATACGTATCAGTTGGAAATGAACCATTCTTGAAAAGTTATGGCTCTGCATATGTGCAGAAAACATTCCCGGCTATGCAAAATATTCAAAAAGCTCTTGATAAGGCTGGGCATGGAGACATAGTAAAGGTGACTACAGCTTTGAATGCAGATGTTTATGCGTCTAATTCAAACAAACCATCAGATGGAGATTTTCGAGATGACATTCGTGATGTTATTAAACAAATACTTGAATTTCTACACGAAAGGAATTCGCCATTTCTCGTCAACATATACCCTTTCCTAAGTCTATATCAAAGTGAAGGTTTTCCAGAAGATTTTGCATTCTTTGATAACCAAAGCATGACAATTAGTGACAATAATACACAATATAGCAATGTGTTTGATGCAAATTTAGATACTCTTGTTTGGGCATTAAAAAAGGCCGGTTATGGAGACCTTAAAATTGTTGTTGGTGAAATTGGTTGGCCAACTGATGGTAACAAACATGCTAATGCTAACAATGCAAAAAGATTTTACCAAGGATTTCTTAAAAACATGGCTAGCAAAAAAGGAACTCCGATGCTCCCCGGACCAATGGATGCTTATCTATTTTCTCTTTTTGATGAGGATTTAAAGAGTATTGCACCTGGTTTTTTCGAACGTCATTGGGGAATTTTTCGCTACGATGGAAAGGCGAAGTTTCCTATAGATTTTTCTGGTAACGGAGAAGAAAAATGGCCACAAGAAGCAAAAGGTGTTAAGTACCAAGAACATAAATGGTGTGTCCTAAGCGCAGATGTTAAGAATTATTCTTTGGTGCCAGGGGCATTAGACTATGCTTGTGCTGGTGCTGACTGTACAAGTTTAGGATATGGTTGTACTTGTGATAATTTGGGATTAGCTGGTAATGCATCTTATGcttttaaccaattttttcaAGCAAGAGATCAAAGTGTTGAGGCATGTGATTTTAATGGAATGGGTAGTATTGTAACAGAGGATCCATCAAAGGGAACATGCTTATTCCCTATAGAAATTGAGAGCAGCGGAGTTATAGTAACATCAATGCGTATGGTGACAATCCTTTTAATTGGattgtcattattttttataacattgtga
- the LOC123918703 gene encoding glucan endo-1,3-beta-glucosidase 5-like, which yields MARVQFSIGAICFILVLAYGTLKCVQGAESIPGLGINWGALASHPMSPSIVANMLRDNGIKKVKLFDADSWIVKAFSGMDIEVMVGIPNDQLSKFASSSSDAEDWVKINVTKHLHNGGVNIRYVSVGNEPFLKSYGSAYVQTTFPAMQNIQKALDKAGHGDIVKVTTALNADVYASNSNKPSDGDFRDDIRDVIKQILEFLHERNSPFLVNIYPFLSLYQSEGFPEDFAFFDNQSMTISDNNTQYSNVFDANLDTLVWALKKAGYGDLKIVVGEIGWPTDGNKHANANNAKRFYQGFLKNMASKKGTPMLPGPMDAYLFSLFDEDLKSIAPGFFERHWGIFRYDGKAKFPIDFSGNGEEKWPQEAKGVKYQEHKWCVLSADVKNYSLVPGALDYACAGADCTSLGYGCTCDNLGLAGNASYAFNQFFQARDQSVEACDFNGMGSIVTEDPSKGTCLFPIEIESSGVIVTSMRMVTILLIGLSLFFITL from the exons ATGGCTCGAGTTCAATTCTCCATAGGAGCAATTTGTTTCATACTTGTCCTAGCTTATGGCACCCTAAAATGTGTCCAAGGAGCAGAATCTATACCAGGTCTTGGTATCAATTGGGGTGCTCTTGCATCACACCCTATGAGTCCTAGCATTGTTGCAAATATGTTGAGAGACAATGGAATTAAGAAGGTAAAACTTTTTGATGCAGATTCTTGGATCGTTAAGGCTTTTTCTGGTATGGACATTGAAGTCATGGTCGGAATTCCTAATGATCAACTGAGTAAATTTGCTAGCAGTAGTTCGGATGCAGAAGATTGGGTAAAAATAAATGTCACCAAACATCTTCATAATGGGGGTGTGAATAtcag ATACGTATCAGTTGGAAATGAACCATTCTTGAAAAGTTATGGCTCTGCATATGTGCAGACAACATTCCCGGCTATGCAAAATATTCAAAAAGCTCTTGATAAGGCTGGGCATGGAGACATAGTAAAGGTGACTACAGCTTTGAATGCAGATGTTTATGCGTCTAATTCAAACAAACCATCAGATGGAGATTTTCGAGATGACATTCGTGATGTTATTAAACAAATACTTGAATTTCTACACGAAAGGAATTCGCCATTTCTCGTCAACATATACCCTTTCCTAAGTCTATATCAAAGTGAAGGTTTTCCAGAAGATTTTGCATTCTTTGATAACCAAAGCATGACAATTAGTGACAATAATACACAATATAGCAATGTGTTTGATGCAAATTTAGATACTCTTGTTTGGGCATTAAAAAAGGCCGGTTATGGAGACCTTAAAATTGTTGTTGGTGAAATTGGTTGGCCAACTGATGGTAACAAACATGCTAATGCTAACAATGCAAAAAGATTTTACCAAGGATTTCTTAAAAACATGGCTAGCAAAAAAGGAACTCCGATGCTCCCCGGACCAATGGATGCTTATCTATTTTCTCTTTTTGATGAGGATTTAAAGAGTATTGCACCTGGTTTTTTCGAACGTCATTGGGGAATTTTTCGCTACGATGGAAAGGCGAAGTTTCCTATAGATTTTTCTGGTAACGGAGAAGAAAAATGGCCACAAGAAGCAAAAGGTGTTAAGTACCAAGAACATAAATGGTGTGTCCTAAGCGCAGATGTTAAGAATTATTCTTTGGTGCCAGGGGCATTAGACTATGCTTGTGCTGGTGCTGACTGTACAAGTTTAGGATATGGTTGTACTTGTGATAATTTGGGATTAGCTGGTAATGCATCTTATGcttttaaccaattttttcaAGCAAGAGATCAAAGTGTTGAGGCATGTGATTTTAATGGAATGGGTAGTATTGTAACAGAGGATCCATCAAAGGGAACATGCTTATTCCCTATAGAAATTGAGAGCAGCGGAGTTATAGTAACATCAATGCGTATGGTGACAATCCTTTTAATTGGattgtcattattttttataacattgtga
- the LOC123918704 gene encoding protein SLOW GREEN 1, chloroplastic-like — protein sequence MTSTATTTLFIYSQFQSKFPKPLLLPPIHICNKPLSLSLHSSKFRSTHLSLCTCSRTPFTPSTIFSPQTTFSNFISQKIAFFLIGSFIFMGCCFNRRIAFAVSVPSVDSAEILKEKEKKTVEGKSNEDEMNERVLENDPRNVEAVKVVVYGKLRRGKCKEAEKFMKKLIDLEPNEVEWRLLLALCYETMGYLSKAKRVYSEILETRPLLVRALHGLATVMNKNNEGPAAVFEMLNKALELAINENKVTEERNIRILTAQMLVVQGNLEEGLKRCQDLIDQNPRDFRPYLCQGIIYSLLDKKEEAAQQFETYEALVPKEFPQRGFLDDITLAAKGTSRVQFQRELGNQFSDQKIGK from the exons ATGACTTCTACCGCAACCACCACTCTCTTCATCTATTCCCAATTCCAATCAAAATTCCCCAAACCACTTCTTCTTCCACCAATTCATATCTGCAACAAACCCCTATCACTTTCACTTCACTCATCCAAATTTCGTTCCACTCATTTATCACTCTGCACTTGTTCTCGCACCCCATTCACACCCTCAACAATTTTCTCACCTCAAACAACTTTTTCCAACTTCATTTCACAAAAGATAGCATTTTTTCTTATTGGGTCGTTTATTTTCATGGGTTGTTGTTTCAACCGAAGAATCGCTTTTGCAGTTTCAGTACCTTCTGTTGATTCTGCTGAAATTTTGAAAGAGAAGGAGAAGAAAACTGTAGAAGGGAAAAGCAATGAGGATGAAATGAATGAGAGAGTTTTGGAGAATGATCCAAGAAATGTTGAGGCTGTTAAAGTGGTTGTGTATGGGAAACTTAGGAGAGGGAAATGTAAGGAAGCTGAGAAATTTATGAAGAAGTTGATTGATTTGGAACCAAATGAAGTTGAGTGGAGGCTTTTGCTTGCATTGTGTTATGAAACAATGGGGTATTTGAGTAAAGCTAAAAGAGTGTATTCAGAAATCTTGGAGACTAGGCCTCTTCTTGTTAGAGCTTTGCAT GGTCTGGCTACGGTGATGAACAAAAACAACGAGGGTCCTGCTGCTGTGTTTGAAATGCTGAACAAGGCTCTAGAGTTAGCTATTAATGAAAACAAAGTTACAGAGGAAAGAAATATAAGAATCTTAACTGCACAAATGCTTGTTGTACAG GGTAACTTGGAGGAGGGCCTAAAAAGATGTCAAGATTTGATCGATCAAAATCCCCGCGATTTTAGACCTTATCTTTGCCAG gGAATAATATACAGTCTTCTGGATAAAAAGGAGGAAGCTGCACAGCAGTTTGAAACATATGAAGCTCTTGTGCCTAAAGAGTTTCCACAAAGGGGATTTCTTGATGATATCACCTTAGCAGCAAAAGGAACATCCCGAGTACAGTTTCAGAGGGAACTCGGAAATCAATTTTCTGaccaaaaaataggaaaataa